Proteins from one Mus caroli chromosome 3, CAROLI_EIJ_v1.1, whole genome shotgun sequence genomic window:
- the Ivl gene encoding involucrin: protein MSHQHTLPVTVPAVVQGSLKTVCSPDHIQQEQAKQPTPHQTQCQVFTEIQEKGFPKHEEKGPNPVKDLPDQKCEHHQQPGPQKQQLQVKKSQQKLQEQELHLEKQQLPQEPQGLLCLGQQQQQEPQVQEQHLRQQQQQQQETQEQGLCLGQQKQQQQQQQEDMLVPQELHLRQHQEKLQDPELHLGQQQKTPEEQELIPGEKQQELHLGQRNQEPQEQELHLGQRHQEPQEQELHLGQKQKQKLHEPELPLGKQQQQESPEPELQLGKQQQQESPEPELQLGKQQQQESPEPELQLGKQQQQEPPEPELHLGKQQQSHEPDMSGDQKEKQKLHKPELYLRKQQHQESPDPELHLGKQQHQECQEPELQLEEKQHQKPPEPELHLGKQQQQQQIEHEGYQGSKSLGQSLKQEKASREQQPDYSHLEQEKKLSDQPLDQELVKKGKQLERKKHELEN, encoded by the exons ATGTCCCATCAACACACACTGCCAGTGACTGTTCCAGCTGTGGTTCAGGGATCTCTCAAGACTGTGTGTTCTCCAGATCATATCCAGCAGGAACAAGCAAAGCAACCAACTCCACATCAAACACAGTGCCAGGTCTTCACTGAGATTCAAGAGAAGGGCTTTCCCAAACATGAGGAGAAGGGGCCAAACCCTGTGAAGGATCTGCCTGATCAAAAGTGTGAGCACCACCAGCAGCCAGGACCACAAAAGCAGCAGCTGCAGGTGAAAAAGTCACAGCAGAAGCTGCAGGAACAGGAACTGCATCTGGAGAAGCAGCAGCTACCACAAGAGCCCCAGGGGCTCCTGTGCCTGGGacagcaacaacagcaagagCCACAAGTGCAAGAACAGCAcctcagacagcagcagcagcagcagcaagagacaCAGGAGCAGGGACTGTGCCTggggcagcagaagcagcagcagcagcagcagcaggaagacatGCTAGTACCACAGGAGCTACATCTGAGACAGCATCAGGAGAAGCTGCAGGATCCAGAACTGCATCTGGGTCAGCAGCAGAAAACTCCAGAGGAGCAGGAACTGATTCCAGGAGAAAAGCAGCAGGAGCTGCACCTGGGACAGAGGAACCAGGAGCCACAGGAGCAGGAGCTGCACCTGGGACAGAGACACCAGGAGCCACAGGAGCAGGAGCTGCACCTgggacagaagcagaagcagaagctgcaTGAGCCAGAActgcctctgggaaagcagcagcagcaggagtcaCCTGAGCCAGAACTGCAACtgggaaagcagcagcagcaggagtcaCCTGAGCCAGAA CTGCAACtgggaaagcagcagcagcaggagtcaCCTGAGCCAGAACTGCAACtgggaaagcagcagcagcaggagccacCTGAGCCAGAACTGCACCTGGGAAAGCAGCAGCAGTCACATGAGCCAGATATGTCAGGGGatcagaaagagaagcagaaacttCATAAGCCAGAACTGTACCTGAGAAAGCAGCAGCACCAGGAGTCACCTGACCCAGAGTTGCACCTGGGAAAACAGCAGCACCAGGAGTGTCAGGAACCAGAACTGCAATTGGAAGAGAAGCAGCATCAGAAGCCACCTGAGCCAGAACTGCACCtgggaaagcagcagcagcagcaacagataGAGCATGAAGGTTATCAAGGATCAAAAAGCCTGGGTCAGTCACTTAAGCAAGAGAAAGCTTCAAGGGAACAGCAGCCGGATTACTCACATCTAGAACAGGAGAAGAAACTCTCAGACCAGCCACTGGATCAAGAACTAGTAAAGAAGGGTAaacaactggaaaggaagaagcacGAATTGGAGAACTAG
- the LOC110291479 gene encoding sperm mitochondrial-associated cysteine-rich protein, with product MSDPSKTNQCPPPCCPPKPCCPPKPCCPQKPPCCPKSPCCPPKSPCCPPKPCPCPPPCPCPCPCPATCPCPLKPPCCPQKCSCCPKKCTCCPQPPPCCAQPTCCSSENKTESDSDTSGQTLEKGSQSPQSPPGAPGSWNQKKSNK from the coding sequence ATGAGTGATCCATCCAAAACCAACCAGTGCCCCCCTCCATGCTGCCCACCAAAACCATGTTGCCCACCTAAACCGTGCTGTCCACAGAAACCACCTTGCTGTCCCAAATCCCCATGCTGCCCACCCAAGTCCCCATGTTGCCCACCAAAGCCCTGTCCCTGTCCTcccccctgtccctgtccctgtccctgtccagCCACCTGTCCTTGTCCCCTGAAACCACCATGCTGCCCACAAAAGTGTTCGTGCTGCCCCAAGAAGTGCACCTGCTGCCCACAGCCACCTCCTTGCTGCGCTCAGCCaacttgctgctcttcagagaACAAGACTGAGTCAGATTCTGATACATCTGGCCAAACTCTGGAGAAGGGCTCTCAATCACCACAGTCCCCTCCAGGTGCTCCAGGCAGCTGGAACCAGAAGAAGTCAAACAAGTAG